In the Flavobacterium acetivorans genome, one interval contains:
- a CDS encoding NAD(P)-dependent oxidoreductase, whose translation MKFGIIRERKNPPDRRVVFSPEELERLKGLYQEAEIKVESSDIRIFTDEQYRDLGIEVSEDLSDCDVLFGVKEVPVEYLMAGKSYFFFSHTIKKQPYNRKLLQTILEKNIDLYDHETIIDAENRRLIGFGRYAGIVGAYNSIRAFGIKFELFKLPKAETLSGKEQMISHLKRIVFPPIKFVVTGTGKVGNGVKEILDAIKIKQVTVENYLTKNYTQAVYVQIDVLDYNKRIDGKVLDFKDFCENPKEYISDFERFTKVSDIVITGHFYANEAPVIISREMLQANDCKIKIIGDVSCDVNGPIASTLRASTIAEPLYGYLPSENREVDVFHPAAIVVMAVDNLPCELPKDASEGFGAMFMEHVIPAFFNGDKEGILKRAKMTEKGKLTPRFAYLQDYVDGK comes from the coding sequence ATGAAATTCGGAATTATAAGAGAGAGAAAAAATCCGCCTGACCGTAGAGTCGTTTTCTCGCCGGAGGAACTAGAAAGATTGAAAGGGCTGTATCAAGAAGCTGAGATTAAGGTAGAATCCTCTGACATTCGAATTTTTACCGATGAACAGTACCGAGATTTAGGGATTGAAGTATCTGAAGATTTAAGCGATTGTGATGTTTTATTTGGAGTAAAAGAAGTTCCAGTAGAGTATTTAATGGCTGGTAAGTCGTATTTCTTTTTTTCGCACACCATTAAAAAGCAACCTTACAACAGGAAGTTGCTACAGACTATTCTTGAAAAAAATATAGACTTATACGATCACGAAACTATTATTGATGCCGAAAATAGAAGATTAATAGGTTTTGGACGTTATGCAGGTATTGTGGGCGCTTATAATAGTATTCGTGCTTTTGGAATCAAATTTGAATTATTCAAATTGCCCAAGGCAGAAACACTTTCAGGAAAAGAGCAAATGATTTCTCACCTAAAACGAATCGTTTTTCCACCAATTAAATTTGTAGTTACCGGAACAGGGAAAGTAGGCAATGGAGTAAAAGAAATTCTAGATGCTATAAAAATTAAACAGGTTACTGTTGAAAATTATTTGACCAAGAATTATACGCAAGCGGTTTATGTCCAAATTGATGTTTTGGATTACAATAAGCGTATCGATGGAAAAGTTTTGGATTTTAAAGATTTTTGCGAAAATCCAAAAGAGTATATTTCTGATTTTGAACGATTCACTAAAGTTTCTGACATAGTGATTACGGGACATTTTTATGCCAATGAGGCACCGGTTATTATTAGCAGAGAAATGCTTCAGGCCAATGATTGTAAAATTAAAATCATTGGTGATGTTTCTTGTGATGTTAATGGTCCTATTGCTAGTACTTTGAGAGCATCAACGATTGCCGAGCCATTATACGGATATTTGCCTTCTGAGAATCGTGAAGTAGATGTTTTTCATCCTGCAGCCATAGTGGTAATGGCTGTTGATAATCTTCCTTGTGAGCTTCCAAAAGATGCCAGCGAAGGTTTTGGAGCAATGTTTATGGAACATGTGATTCCAGCCTTTTTTAATGGTGATAAAGAGGGTATTCTGAAAAGAGCCAAAATGACCGAAAAAGGAAAACTTACCCCTAGATTTGCTTATTTACAAGACTATGTTGACGGGAAATAG
- a CDS encoding glycoside hydrolase family 27 protein, translated as MIKYGLLVLVVFLSSCKVKETQQIVLHPAKSQGVQKPQTPIMGWSSWNNFHVNINEEVIKAQADFMVSSGMAAAGYSYVNIDDGFFGGRDKQGDLVVHPERFPNGMKVIADYIHSKGLKAGIYSDAGINTCASHWDKDTIGVGSGLMGHDRKDLKLMLKDWNYDFIKVDWCGGDWLGLDVETRYTQIANIIKEIKPNTVFNICRWQFPGTWALQIADSWRISGDISNEFNSILHIIDLNADLWKYASPGHVNDMDMLQVGRGMSYEEDKTHFSMWSMMNSPLLAGNDLRSMSDQTIAILTNKEIIALNQDPLVYQARRLVDNGDLEVWAKPLISTMSGKVAVALLNRSNKAATISFDLNTVGIDASKGYTYRDLWAKKDFERSEKKTLSFEVPKHGVVVLTVDGTSKPFNIFQNK; from the coding sequence ATGATTAAATATGGTCTGTTAGTATTGGTGGTGTTTTTATCTTCTTGCAAGGTCAAAGAAACACAACAAATCGTTTTGCATCCTGCAAAATCTCAAGGAGTTCAAAAACCACAAACACCCATTATGGGATGGTCAAGTTGGAATAACTTTCATGTTAATATCAATGAAGAAGTAATAAAGGCGCAAGCTGATTTTATGGTTTCTTCTGGTATGGCTGCTGCTGGTTATTCGTACGTTAATATTGACGATGGTTTTTTTGGAGGAAGAGACAAGCAGGGAGATTTAGTAGTACATCCAGAACGCTTTCCAAACGGAATGAAAGTAATTGCAGATTACATCCATTCCAAAGGATTGAAAGCTGGAATTTATTCAGATGCAGGAATTAATACCTGTGCTTCACATTGGGACAAAGATACCATTGGCGTTGGTTCGGGACTGATGGGACACGATAGAAAAGACCTGAAATTGATGCTTAAAGATTGGAATTACGATTTTATAAAAGTAGATTGGTGTGGCGGAGACTGGTTGGGATTAGACGTAGAAACCCGCTATACTCAAATTGCCAACATCATCAAAGAAATTAAACCCAATACAGTTTTTAACATTTGCAGATGGCAATTCCCGGGAACTTGGGCACTTCAAATTGCTGATTCTTGGCGAATTTCGGGTGATATTTCTAATGAATTTAATTCAATTTTACACATTATTGATCTTAATGCAGATCTATGGAAATATGCCTCTCCAGGCCATGTAAACGATATGGATATGTTACAAGTAGGAAGAGGAATGAGCTATGAAGAAGATAAAACACATTTCTCGATGTGGTCTATGATGAACTCGCCACTTTTGGCTGGGAATGATTTAAGAAGTATGAGCGATCAGACTATTGCGATACTAACCAACAAAGAAATTATAGCACTAAATCAAGATCCATTGGTGTACCAAGCCCGAAGATTAGTAGATAATGGTGATTTAGAAGTTTGGGCAAAACCATTAATTTCAACTATGAGTGGTAAAGTTGCCGTGGCCTTATTAAATAGATCTAATAAAGCAGCGACTATCAGTTTTGACTTGAATACAGTGGGAATCGATGCCTCAAAAGGATATACGTACCGAGATCTATGGGCTAAAAAAGATTTTGAACGTTCAGAAAAAAAGACATTGAGTTTTGAAGTGCCTAAACATGGAGTTGTGGTCTTGACTGTCGATGGGACATCAAAACCGTTCAATATTTTTCAGAATAAATAA
- a CDS encoding TonB-dependent receptor domain-containing protein has product MKYQLKYFFSISLLFTFLISFAQQNAPSKERIKITGTVIEKISKQPLEYATVTFINSKNPKAIAGGITNAKGEFAIDVIAGVYDIKIEFISFKLNEIKQKNLQSSTNLGKIALEEDAAQLNEVIIRAEKSTVEIKLDKKVYNVGNDLMVKGGTVSDVLDNIPSVSVDVEGNVSLRGNENVRVLIDGKPSNAINIAEALRLIPADAIDKVEVITNPSARYDAEGGGGLLNIILKKGKNQGLNGTFIASTGIPDNHGLSGTLSYKSKNFNIFTTQGYNYRNSPGSAITNSRYLNSDNSTKNYVNETRENDRYNKGYNGNFGVELYLNESTSWTNILNYRKNKGDNVDDVFQKNYDQNYVYDYTRNRTNEENSDSENVEFSTNFTKKFKKEGHKLTIDGSFSTNNDLNDAIITDKSTNSNQIKFDNTINNQDQNRNLIQMDYVLPLGKGSQFEAGYRGDFNKLITDYRVENDGVINNNFTNTLEYKEKVNAIYTQYGMKINKFSALFGLRFEDSNININQLATNDFNTKKYSNFFPSAFFTYEISDESSASLSYSRRISRPRGRMLNPFSNLSSNINIFTGNPDLNPAFTDALDFGYIKRWDKLTLNTSLYVNKTTDVFQFARRESGDFVNGTPIIISSPINLATEYRAGYEFTLNYSPYKWWKLNGNFNFFRNETQGNFVYTDFNNQEIVQNFDNTTTSWYTRITSKVSLPYKIDWQTNATYNGPQNYAQGRSLGVFAANLAFSKDILKDKGTLSFNISDVFNSRKRMMDSYLPGVVDSYSEMQWRKRQFSLSFTYRINKQKNERERQPKNDNNDNGGDFPG; this is encoded by the coding sequence ATGAAATACCAGTTAAAGTACTTCTTTTCAATTAGCCTTTTATTTACATTTCTGATCAGTTTTGCCCAGCAAAATGCGCCATCCAAAGAAAGAATAAAAATTACAGGTACGGTTATTGAAAAAATAAGCAAGCAACCTCTAGAATATGCTACGGTAACTTTTATAAATTCAAAAAATCCAAAAGCAATCGCTGGGGGCATTACCAATGCCAAAGGTGAATTTGCAATTGACGTTATCGCTGGAGTTTATGACATAAAAATCGAGTTTATTTCTTTTAAACTAAATGAAATAAAGCAAAAAAATCTTCAGTCTAGTACTAATCTAGGTAAAATTGCCTTAGAAGAAGATGCTGCCCAACTTAACGAAGTCATTATCCGTGCCGAGAAATCGACTGTAGAGATAAAACTAGACAAAAAAGTATATAATGTAGGAAACGACCTTATGGTAAAAGGTGGAACTGTTAGTGATGTTTTAGACAATATCCCGTCTGTTTCTGTAGATGTCGAAGGAAACGTAAGCCTTCGTGGAAATGAAAATGTTAGAGTGCTTATAGACGGAAAACCATCCAATGCCATTAACATAGCCGAGGCTTTGCGATTAATCCCTGCCGATGCCATTGATAAAGTTGAAGTTATTACAAATCCATCTGCCCGATATGATGCCGAAGGTGGTGGAGGTTTATTAAATATTATTCTGAAAAAAGGAAAAAATCAAGGCTTAAACGGTACTTTTATTGCCTCAACCGGAATTCCTGACAATCATGGTCTAAGCGGAACATTGAGCTATAAATCTAAGAATTTCAATATTTTCACAACCCAAGGATACAATTACCGCAACAGTCCGGGAAGTGCAATCACTAATTCACGTTATTTGAATTCGGATAATTCGACTAAAAATTACGTCAATGAAACAAGAGAAAATGACCGATACAATAAAGGTTATAATGGTAACTTTGGTGTAGAACTCTATTTAAATGAAAGCACTTCATGGACTAACATCCTGAACTACCGAAAAAACAAAGGAGATAATGTAGATGATGTTTTTCAAAAAAATTATGATCAAAACTATGTTTATGATTACACCCGTAATCGTACGAATGAAGAAAATAGTGACAGTGAAAATGTTGAATTCTCTACAAATTTTACCAAAAAATTTAAAAAAGAGGGTCATAAATTAACCATCGACGGGTCCTTTTCTACAAATAATGATTTAAATGATGCTATAATAACAGATAAATCTACGAATAGCAACCAGATTAAATTTGACAATACTATTAATAATCAGGATCAAAACAGAAATTTAATCCAAATGGATTATGTTTTACCTCTTGGAAAAGGAAGTCAGTTTGAAGCTGGGTATCGCGGTGATTTCAATAAATTGATTACTGATTATAGAGTAGAAAATGATGGTGTAATCAACAATAATTTCACCAACACCCTAGAATACAAAGAGAAAGTAAATGCCATTTACACACAATATGGTATGAAAATTAATAAATTTTCGGCTCTTTTCGGATTGCGTTTTGAAGACTCTAATATTAACATCAACCAATTAGCCACCAATGATTTCAATACTAAAAAATACAGCAATTTCTTTCCAAGTGCCTTTTTTACTTATGAAATTTCGGATGAAAGCAGTGCTTCTTTAAGCTATAGCCGAAGAATCTCAAGACCAAGAGGAAGAATGTTAAATCCATTCAGCAACTTATCCAGTAACATCAATATCTTCACCGGAAATCCAGATTTAAATCCTGCTTTTACCGATGCTCTTGATTTTGGTTATATCAAACGTTGGGACAAATTGACTCTTAACACTTCCTTATATGTAAATAAAACAACCGATGTTTTTCAATTTGCTAGAAGAGAATCGGGTGATTTTGTCAACGGAACACCTATTATCATTAGCTCTCCAATAAACTTGGCTACTGAATATAGAGCAGGTTATGAATTTACTTTAAATTATTCTCCTTACAAATGGTGGAAATTAAACGGTAATTTCAATTTCTTCAGAAACGAAACCCAAGGTAACTTTGTATATACTGATTTTAACAATCAAGAAATTGTTCAAAATTTTGATAATACCACTACGTCATGGTACACTAGAATAACATCAAAAGTGAGCTTGCCTTATAAAATTGACTGGCAAACAAATGCTACTTATAACGGCCCACAAAACTATGCTCAAGGTAGAAGTTTAGGAGTTTTTGCTGCAAATCTAGCCTTTAGCAAAGACATCTTAAAAGACAAAGGAACCTTATCTTTTAACATTAGTGATGTTTTCAATTCCAGAAAAAGAATGATGGATAGCTATCTTCCTGGTGTTGTGGATTCCTATTCTGAAATGCAATGGAGAAAAAGGCAATTTAGTCTTTCTTTCACCTATCGCATAAACAAGCAGAAAAATGAAAGAGAAAGACAACCTAAAAATGACAATAACGACAATGGTGGTGACTTTCCAGGATAA
- a CDS encoding serine hydrolase domain-containing protein, translating into MIFIKKTNILQILVLALVLSSCAKEKKKVELSDDKLPKSTLPKMKPLNNELPKLTASYIQSKKRSIDSFYRKNWPNNSLNGSLLVAKNGQIIYEKYEGYTNFKTKKRITATTPLHLASVSKVITAAVILKLINAKRIDLDQKVNTILKEFPYPDVTIKTLLNHRSGMKNYAYFADKKEIWDRHNILTNQDILTLMATKDIGLESKTDTRFSYCNTNYAMLALIIEKVTKLSYKKAMEVMVFKPLGMKDSFVFDYENDKDSVVPSYKGNKVEIGKDFLDAVYGDKNIYSTPRDLLKFDRARNAPDFLNPTLLERVYLGYSNEHKGIKNYGLGIRMINWDTGQNFYFHNGWWHGNTSSYISLRNEKLTIIALSNKFTTKTYQVRKISSLFGDYPFRLDKEE; encoded by the coding sequence ATGATTTTCATAAAAAAAACAAATATACTACAAATACTTGTGCTCGCACTTGTATTGAGCTCTTGTGCAAAAGAGAAAAAGAAGGTAGAATTAAGCGATGATAAACTTCCAAAGAGTACGCTACCTAAGATGAAGCCTTTAAACAATGAGCTCCCTAAATTGACAGCTTCCTATATTCAATCCAAAAAAAGATCCATTGATTCTTTTTATCGCAAAAACTGGCCAAACAATAGTTTAAATGGCAGTCTTCTCGTGGCAAAAAACGGTCAGATTATTTATGAAAAATACGAAGGTTACACCAATTTTAAAACAAAAAAACGGATTACTGCTACTACTCCGTTGCATTTAGCATCAGTCAGCAAAGTCATTACGGCTGCAGTAATATTAAAATTAATAAATGCGAAAAGAATTGATTTAGATCAAAAGGTAAATACTATTCTAAAGGAATTTCCTTATCCGGATGTCACAATAAAAACACTTCTAAATCATCGAAGCGGGATGAAAAACTATGCTTATTTTGCGGATAAAAAAGAAATTTGGGACCGTCATAACATTCTTACCAATCAAGATATTCTAACTTTAATGGCTACCAAAGACATTGGATTAGAATCTAAAACAGATACCCGATTCAGTTATTGTAATACTAATTATGCCATGCTGGCCTTAATAATTGAAAAAGTAACCAAATTGAGCTATAAAAAAGCAATGGAAGTGATGGTTTTCAAACCGCTAGGCATGAAGGACAGCTTTGTATTCGATTATGAAAACGATAAAGATAGCGTAGTTCCATCTTATAAAGGGAACAAGGTGGAAATAGGCAAAGATTTTTTGGATGCTGTGTATGGCGACAAAAATATCTATTCTACACCACGAGATTTATTGAAATTTGACCGTGCCCGAAATGCTCCCGATTTCTTAAATCCAACATTACTAGAACGGGTCTATCTGGGATATAGTAACGAACATAAAGGAATAAAAAACTATGGTTTGGGCATACGCATGATCAATTGGGATACAGGACAAAATTTCTATTTTCACAACGGTTGGTGGCATGGGAATACCTCATCGTATATCAGTTTAAGAAATGAGAAGCTAACCATTATTGCTCTTTCTAATAAATTTACTACAAAGACATATCAAGTTCGGAAAATATCTAGCCTATTTGGTGACTATCCCTTCCGTTTAGATAAAGAGGAATGA
- the arsC gene encoding arsenate reductase (glutaredoxin) (This arsenate reductase requires both glutathione and glutaredoxin to convert arsenate to arsenite, after which the efflux transporter formed by ArsA and ArsB can extrude the arsenite from the cell, providing resistance.): MIQVYHNPRCGKSRNCLAFLTQSGQEYEIINYLDNPPSFDELVAVLNKLESKPLDLVRQKEKIWIENFKNKALTDSEIIQAMVSHPILIERPIVIKGNKAIIGRDLDRLNSFL, translated from the coding sequence ATGATACAGGTATACCATAATCCGCGTTGCGGAAAATCAAGAAACTGCCTCGCTTTCCTGACTCAATCAGGTCAAGAATATGAAATTATCAATTATTTAGACAATCCTCCAAGTTTTGATGAATTGGTTGCTGTACTTAATAAATTAGAAAGCAAACCATTGGATTTAGTTCGCCAAAAAGAAAAAATATGGATCGAAAATTTCAAAAACAAAGCACTTACCGATTCTGAAATTATTCAAGCGATGGTTTCTCACCCCATTTTGATAGAAAGACCTATTGTTATAAAAGGCAATAAAGCGATCATTGGCAGAGACTTAGACCGACTAAATTCATTCCTTTAG
- the fumC gene encoding class II fumarate hydratase, which yields MKFRIEKDTMGEVQVPAEKYWGAQTERSRNNFKIGPVASMPKEIIEGFAYLKKAAAYTNCELGVLSIEKRDAITAVCEEILERKLDDQFPLVIWQTGSGTQSNMNINEVIANRAQVLKGFTIGEGEQFIKANDDVNKSQSSNDTFPTAMHIASYKAVVEVTIPGVERLRDTLQKKAVQFNTLVKIGRTHLMDATPLTLGQELSGYVSQLNHGLKAVKNTLSHLSELALGGTAVGTGLNTPEGYDIKVAQYIAEFTGHPFVTAQNKFEALAAHDAMVETHGALKQLAVSLNKIANDIRMLASGPRSGIGEIIIPENEPGSSIMPGKVNPTQCEALTMVCAQVIGNDVAISVGGMQGHYELNVFKPLMAANFLQSAQLLGDACVSFDEHCAQGIEPNYKRIKELVDNSLMLVTALNTKIGYYKSAEIAQTAHKNGTTLKEEAVRLGYVSPEDFDDWVKPEDMV from the coding sequence ATGAAATTCAGAATAGAAAAAGACACCATGGGAGAAGTGCAGGTACCTGCAGAAAAATACTGGGGCGCACAAACAGAACGCTCCAGAAACAATTTCAAAATAGGTCCAGTCGCTTCGATGCCAAAAGAAATTATCGAAGGCTTTGCTTATCTCAAGAAAGCGGCCGCGTATACAAATTGTGAATTGGGTGTTTTATCCATCGAAAAACGCGATGCGATTACAGCTGTTTGCGAAGAAATTTTAGAAAGAAAACTAGACGATCAATTCCCGTTAGTTATTTGGCAAACCGGTTCAGGAACCCAAAGCAACATGAACATAAACGAAGTCATTGCCAATAGAGCTCAGGTATTAAAAGGGTTTACCATTGGTGAAGGCGAACAATTTATCAAAGCCAATGACGATGTAAACAAGTCCCAATCGTCTAACGATACTTTCCCTACCGCTATGCATATCGCCTCTTACAAGGCGGTAGTTGAAGTTACGATTCCCGGAGTCGAAAGATTAAGGGACACTTTACAAAAAAAAGCCGTCCAATTCAACACCCTTGTAAAAATAGGTCGCACCCATCTAATGGATGCCACTCCCCTTACCCTAGGTCAAGAACTTTCTGGTTATGTCTCCCAATTAAATCACGGTCTAAAAGCGGTCAAAAACACCTTATCCCATTTATCAGAATTGGCTCTTGGTGGTACAGCCGTAGGAACGGGATTAAATACTCCCGAAGGATACGATATAAAAGTAGCCCAATACATCGCTGAATTTACAGGCCATCCATTTGTAACTGCTCAGAATAAATTTGAAGCTTTGGCGGCTCACGATGCCATGGTGGAAACTCATGGAGCATTAAAGCAATTGGCCGTTTCATTAAATAAAATCGCCAATGATATCCGAATGTTAGCTTCAGGTCCTCGCTCAGGAATAGGTGAAATAATTATTCCAGAGAATGAACCCGGCTCCTCTATTATGCCAGGAAAAGTAAATCCCACCCAATGTGAAGCCTTGACTATGGTTTGTGCCCAAGTTATTGGTAATGACGTAGCAATTAGTGTTGGAGGTATGCAGGGTCATTATGAATTAAATGTTTTCAAACCGCTAATGGCAGCCAACTTCCTACAATCGGCACAATTATTAGGAGATGCCTGCGTATCATTTGACGAACATTGTGCCCAAGGTATTGAACCCAACTATAAAAGGATCAAAGAACTAGTTGACAACTCATTGATGCTGGTTACGGCTTTAAATACCAAAATTGGTTATTATAAATCGGCCGAAATTGCTCAAACAGCCCATAAAAACGGAACAACTTTAAAAGAAGAAGCCGTGCGTTTAGGCTATGTAAGTCCTGAAGATTTTGATGATTGGGTAAAACCCGAAGATATGGTTTAA
- a CDS encoding DUF4982 domain-containing protein, which translates to MKYSLFTAILFGLIFTVSAFGQQTAREVFTLEKNWRFHNGDVANGYSKSLNDSKWEKVTVPHDWAIKGPFDKAIDIQNVAIVQNGEKVATEKTGRTGALPYIGIGWYRNEFSIPNFDSNKKVILLFEGAMSEPEVFINGKKIGSWNYGYSYFYFDITAHILGTSENTLAVKLTNRALSSRWYPGAGLYRNVRLIVKNNESINQWGTFITTPTISSELAKVNIKTKVSGEHLTLVNHIIDATGKTVAIDSTSAIYGNEFEQNIAVKKPNLWSPETPYLYTSISKLYVGNTLKDETSTKFGIRKIKYEANKGFSLNDSIIKFKGVCLHHDLGPIGTAVNKAALRRQLTILKDMGANAIRSSHNMPSLEQLELCDEMGFLFLAESFDEWAKPKVENGYHRYFETDAEKDIVNLVHATRNHPSIVMWSSGNEVPDQWGSEGAKRAKWLQDIFHREDPTRPVTVGMDQVEATMASGFGAVLDIPGLNYRVHLYDKAYKAFPQGLILGSETASTVSSRGIYKFPVVAAKMKEYDDFQSSSYDLEACSWSNIPDEDFVLQDDKPWVIGEFVWTGFDYLGEPTPYDTKWPSRSSYFGINDLAGLPKDRYYLYRSRWNIKEETLHVLPHWNWEGREGEVTPVFVYTSYNSAELFVNGKSMGIQKKNNSSPTNRYRLMWMDVQYEPGTIKVVAFDDDGKAVAEQETHTAGKPYKLVLEADRTQLDADGKDLSFVTVSVVDKNGIPCPTATNQLQFNVKGDGVFRAACNGDATSLEQFHLPRMKLFSGKLVVLLQSASNAGEIELKVSGKGLQPAKIKITTKKK; encoded by the coding sequence ATGAAGTACAGTCTATTTACTGCTATTTTATTCGGCTTAATTTTTACAGTATCTGCATTTGGACAGCAAACTGCCAGAGAGGTTTTCACTTTAGAAAAAAACTGGCGTTTTCATAACGGAGATGTTGCTAATGGTTATTCGAAATCTTTAAACGACTCCAAATGGGAAAAAGTAACTGTTCCACACGATTGGGCAATAAAAGGCCCTTTTGATAAAGCTATTGATATACAGAACGTAGCTATTGTTCAAAACGGAGAAAAAGTAGCCACCGAAAAAACAGGTAGGACAGGAGCGTTACCTTACATAGGAATTGGTTGGTATCGCAATGAATTTTCTATACCCAATTTTGATTCCAATAAAAAGGTAATTCTTCTTTTTGAAGGGGCGATGAGCGAGCCAGAGGTTTTTATCAATGGCAAAAAAATTGGTAGCTGGAATTATGGTTATAGTTATTTTTATTTTGATATAACAGCACATATCTTGGGTACTTCAGAAAATACTTTGGCGGTAAAATTAACCAATAGAGCCTTGTCCTCTCGCTGGTATCCTGGTGCGGGTTTGTATCGAAATGTACGGCTTATTGTTAAAAACAACGAAAGTATCAATCAATGGGGTACGTTCATAACTACACCAACGATTAGTTCAGAATTAGCGAAAGTAAACATCAAAACCAAAGTCTCCGGAGAACATCTTACATTAGTAAACCACATCATAGATGCCACTGGAAAAACGGTAGCGATTGATAGCACATCTGCTATTTATGGCAATGAATTTGAGCAGAATATTGCGGTGAAGAAGCCAAATTTATGGAGTCCGGAAACCCCTTATTTGTACACATCCATTTCGAAACTCTATGTTGGAAATACCTTAAAAGACGAAACGTCAACCAAATTCGGAATTCGAAAAATAAAATACGAAGCTAATAAAGGATTCAGTTTAAATGATTCCATTATCAAGTTTAAAGGAGTGTGTTTGCATCACGATTTAGGACCAATTGGTACGGCCGTCAATAAAGCAGCTTTACGCAGACAACTAACCATTTTAAAGGATATGGGAGCCAATGCCATTCGAAGTTCACATAATATGCCTTCATTAGAACAACTGGAATTATGTGACGAAATGGGCTTTTTGTTTTTAGCTGAAAGCTTTGATGAATGGGCAAAGCCCAAAGTAGAAAATGGCTACCACCGTTATTTTGAAACGGATGCTGAAAAAGATATTGTGAACCTCGTTCACGCTACACGAAATCACCCAAGTATTGTTATGTGGAGTTCCGGAAACGAAGTTCCGGATCAATGGGGAAGTGAAGGCGCAAAACGTGCTAAATGGTTGCAAGATATTTTTCATAGAGAAGATCCTACCCGACCTGTAACCGTAGGGATGGATCAAGTGGAGGCTACAATGGCATCAGGATTTGGCGCGGTATTGGATATTCCAGGTTTGAATTATAGAGTGCATTTATACGATAAAGCATATAAGGCTTTTCCGCAAGGATTAATTCTAGGTTCAGAAACTGCTTCAACAGTGAGTTCGAGAGGTATTTATAAGTTTCCTGTTGTAGCGGCAAAGATGAAGGAATATGATGATTTTCAATCTTCTTCTTATGATTTGGAAGCCTGTAGTTGGTCTAATATTCCAGATGAAGATTTTGTATTACAAGATGACAAGCCTTGGGTAATTGGCGAATTTGTCTGGACAGGTTTTGATTATTTGGGTGAACCCACTCCTTATGATACCAAGTGGCCTTCGCGAAGTTCTTATTTTGGGATTAATGATTTAGCAGGATTACCAAAAGATCGCTATTATTTGTATCGCAGCCGTTGGAATATAAAAGAGGAAACCTTGCATGTGCTGCCACACTGGAATTGGGAAGGACGCGAAGGCGAAGTAACCCCCGTTTTTGTCTACACAAGCTATAATAGCGCCGAACTTTTTGTCAATGGAAAAAGTATGGGTATTCAGAAAAAAAACAACAGCTCACCTACAAACAGATACCGTTTAATGTGGATGGATGTTCAATATGAGCCTGGAACTATAAAAGTGGTGGCTTTTGACGATGACGGAAAGGCTGTTGCTGAACAAGAAACGCATACTGCAGGAAAACCCTATAAATTAGTGTTAGAAGCGGATAGAACACAACTAGATGCAGATGGCAAGGATTTATCTTTTGTAACGGTATCTGTGGTAGATAAAAATGGTATTCCATGTCCCACAGCGACTAATCAATTGCAATTTAATGTCAAAGGAGATGGTGTTTTTCGCGCAGCCTGTAATGGTGATGCGACTTCGCTAGAACAATTTCACTTGCCAAGGATGAAATTGTTTAGTGGTAAATTGGTTGTTTTGCTTCAGTCAGCGTCAAATGCTGGTGAGATCGAATTAAAAGTCTCAGGAAAAGGATTGCAGCCAGCAAAAATAAAAATAACTACTAAAAAGAAATAA